From the genome of Bradyrhizobium sp. SZCCHNS1050, one region includes:
- a CDS encoding tripartite tricarboxylate transporter substrate binding protein BugD — MRRALCAVLLVCLALMQPARADNYPSRAITVIVPFAAGGPSDAMMRILAEHMRQTLGQPVLIENVTGAGGSIGVGRAVRSKPDGYTVSFGHLGTHVANGAVYRLGYDLEADLEPVVLLPSNPMIIVSRNNIPAKSLPEFLAWVKSQPNPVSAGTAGNGSGSHIAGLYFEQVTGLKLQYVPYRGTGPAMNDLVAGQIDLIVDQTSNAINQVRAGTIRAYAVTDAKRLDSAPEIPTTDEAGLPGFHMTLWSGLWLPKGASKEIVDTLNAAAVAALDEPDVKNQLKNLGLQMPTADQRSAAALGTLQRAEIRKWWPMIRAAGVVPE; from the coding sequence ATGCGACGAGCTCTTTGCGCCGTGCTGTTGGTGTGTCTTGCGCTGATGCAGCCGGCGCGCGCCGACAATTATCCCTCGCGCGCGATCACCGTGATCGTGCCATTCGCTGCCGGCGGCCCATCGGATGCGATGATGCGCATCCTCGCCGAGCACATGAGACAGACGCTCGGCCAGCCCGTTCTGATCGAGAACGTGACAGGGGCGGGCGGCTCGATCGGCGTGGGCCGTGCCGTCCGCTCGAAGCCCGACGGCTACACCGTGAGCTTCGGCCATCTCGGCACCCATGTCGCCAACGGCGCCGTCTACCGGCTCGGCTATGACCTCGAAGCCGATCTCGAGCCGGTGGTGCTGCTGCCGAGCAATCCGATGATCATCGTCAGCAGGAACAACATCCCGGCGAAGTCGCTGCCGGAGTTTCTCGCCTGGGTGAAATCGCAGCCGAACCCCGTATCGGCCGGCACAGCGGGCAATGGCTCCGGCAGCCACATCGCGGGGCTCTATTTCGAGCAGGTCACCGGCCTCAAACTGCAATATGTGCCGTATCGCGGCACGGGGCCGGCGATGAACGATCTGGTCGCTGGCCAGATCGATCTGATCGTGGACCAGACCTCCAACGCCATCAACCAGGTTCGCGCCGGCACGATCCGCGCCTACGCCGTCACCGACGCCAAGCGCCTCGATTCCGCGCCGGAGATTCCGACCACCGACGAGGCCGGCCTGCCGGGCTTCCACATGACCCTGTGGTCGGGCCTCTGGCTGCCGAAGGGCGCCAGCAAGGAGATCGTCGACACCCTCAATGCGGCGGCGGTGGCCGCGCTGGACGAGCCGGATGTGAAAAATCAGTTGAAAAACCTGGGGTTGCAGATGCCGACGGCCGACCAGCGCAGCGCCGCCGCGCTTGGAACCCTGCAGCGCGCCGAGATCCGCAAATGGTGGCCGATGATCCGCGCCGCCGGGGTGGTGCCGGAGTAG
- a CDS encoding threonine synthase, with protein sequence MKSSDNLTIERPTFVTHLECAMEGDHYPADQVHNLSKAGKPLLVRYDLAGVKRALTKDALAQRPADMWRYRELLPVRKCQDIVSLGEVMTPLISLPKLSKKLGGGEIIVKDEGRLPTGSFKARGLVMAVSMGKALGIKHMAMPTNGNAGAALAAYATSCGIKTTIFCPADTPEVNVSEIELQGATVYRVNGLIDDCGKIVGEGKAKVGWFDTSTLKEPYRIEGKKTMGLELAEQLGWDVPDVIFYPTGGGTGLIGMWKAFDELEKIGFIGSKRPRMVAVQASGCAPMVRAFEQGVEHATRWEDAHTIASGIRVPQAVGDFLILRAVRESKGFAIAVDDEKISSALSEVAREEGLLLCPEGAATYAAYKQSLADGRVTKNDRVMLFNCATGLKYPLPPVTRTLDRHQPIDFGQF encoded by the coding sequence GTGAAATCCAGCGACAATCTCACCATCGAACGTCCGACCTTCGTCACCCATCTCGAATGCGCGATGGAAGGCGATCACTATCCGGCGGATCAGGTCCACAACCTCTCCAAGGCCGGCAAGCCGCTGCTGGTGCGCTACGATCTCGCAGGCGTGAAGCGGGCGCTCACGAAGGACGCGCTGGCGCAGCGTCCGGCCGACATGTGGCGCTATCGCGAACTGCTGCCGGTGCGCAAATGCCAGGACATCGTCAGCCTCGGCGAAGTCATGACACCGCTGATCAGCCTGCCGAAGCTGTCCAAGAAGCTCGGCGGCGGCGAGATCATCGTCAAGGATGAGGGCCGGCTGCCGACCGGCTCGTTCAAGGCGCGCGGCCTCGTGATGGCGGTGTCGATGGGCAAGGCGCTCGGCATCAAGCACATGGCGATGCCGACCAACGGCAATGCCGGTGCTGCGCTCGCGGCCTATGCGACCTCCTGCGGCATCAAGACCACGATCTTCTGTCCGGCCGATACGCCGGAGGTGAACGTCAGCGAGATCGAGCTGCAGGGCGCGACCGTCTACCGCGTCAACGGACTGATCGACGATTGCGGCAAGATCGTCGGCGAGGGCAAGGCCAAGGTTGGCTGGTTCGATACCTCGACGCTGAAGGAGCCGTATCGCATCGAGGGCAAGAAGACGATGGGCCTCGAGCTCGCCGAGCAGCTCGGCTGGGACGTGCCCGACGTGATCTTCTATCCGACCGGCGGCGGCACCGGCCTGATCGGCATGTGGAAGGCGTTCGACGAACTGGAGAAGATCGGCTTCATCGGTTCCAAGCGTCCGCGCATGGTCGCGGTGCAGGCGTCGGGCTGCGCGCCGATGGTGCGGGCCTTCGAGCAGGGCGTCGAGCATGCGACCCGGTGGGAAGACGCCCACACCATCGCGTCCGGCATCCGCGTGCCTCAGGCGGTGGGTGATTTTCTCATCCTGCGCGCGGTGCGCGAGAGCAAAGGTTTCGCCATCGCGGTCGATGACGAGAAGATTTCATCTGCGCTCAGCGAAGTCGCGCGCGAGGAGGGGCTGCTGTTGTGCCCGGAAGGCGCGGCGACCTATGCCGCCTACAAGCAGAGCCTGGCCGACGGGCGCGTAACGAAAAACGATCGCGTCATGCTGTTCAATTGCGCGACAGGACTTAAATATCCGCTGCCGCCGGTCACCCGCACGCTCGATCGTCACCAGCCGATCGACTTCGGGCAGTTCTAA